A window of the Lactuca sativa cultivar Salinas chromosome 5, Lsat_Salinas_v11, whole genome shotgun sequence genome harbors these coding sequences:
- the LOC111912538 gene encoding uncharacterized protein LOC111912538, translated as MSTATSLLTSPPIIFRSTTITTTVPPRNFKPRKLRQSTPKMSINNSPTTPSPTQLITSITKLLWGKSLPPQLLISTVRSAWSTAWHLMMSQLAPSDPSGSYTRPVSQFRNPNHHQLQPNALHLYAALPCPWAHRTLIVRALKGLQDAIPVSIASPGLDGSWVFNDSPIPNGDKLIPTRDKVNGAKTVREVYKMRRGGYDGRCTVPMLWDVEKKEVVCNESYDIIELLNSGLNEVARNPDLDLSPPELKKQIDEWNKIIYPSINNGVYRCGFAQSQEAYDTAVNELFTALNTVDDHLKGSRYLCGDNLTLADVCLFTTLIRFDLVYNVMFKCTKKKVVEYPSLHGYMQDIYQIPGVAETCNLEAMMDGYYKFLFPLNPGNIRPIMPSNSDHHSLSQTHNRESLSASSQSVQVLV; from the exons ATGTCTACTGCAACATCACTCCTCACCTCTCCTCCCATCATATTCCgatccaccaccatcaccaccacagTTCCACCACGGAATTTCAAGCCCAGAAAACTCCGTCAATCAACACCCAAAATGTCCATCAACAACTCCCCTACAACTCCAAGCCCCACTCAACTTATCACCTCCATTACCAAACTCCTCTGGGGCAAATCCCTCCCACCACAACTCCTCATCTCCACCGTTCGCTCCGCCTGGTCCACCGCCTGGCACCTTATGATGTCTCAACTCGCTCCCTCCGACCCATCAGGATCATACACCCGACCCGTTTCCCAATTTAGAAACCCCAACCACCACCAACTTCAGCCCAATGCCCTCCACCTCTACGCCGCCCTACCATGCCCCTGGGCTCACCGGACACTCATCGTTCGAGCTTTGAAGGGTCTTCAAGATGCGATACCCGTCTCAATTGCTTCTCCAGGGTTAGATGGTTCATGGGTGTTCAACGATAGTCCTATCCCAAATGGGGATAAGCTTATCCCCACTCGGGATAAGGTTAACGGCGCTAAAACTGTCAGAGAAGTTTACAAAATGCGGCGAGGAGGGTACGACGGCCGGTGCACCGTTCCCATGCTTTGGGATGTTGAGAAGAAAGAGGTTGTTTGTAATGAGAGTTATGATATAATTGAATTGTTGAATTCGGGTTTAAACGAGGTAGCTCGGAATCCAGATTTGGACCTGTCACCGCCGGAGCTCAAGAAACAGATTGATGAATGGAACAAGATCATATATCCAAGTATCAACAATGGCGTTTACAG ATGTGGGTTTGCACAAAGTCAAGAAGCATATGACACTGCTGTTAACGAGCTATTTACTGCTTTAAACACTGTAGATGATCATCTAAAAGGTTCACGATACTTATGTGGGGATAATCTTACACTAGCAGATGTGTGTTTATTTACTACTTTGATACGGTTTGATCTCGTGTATAATGTCATGTTCAAATGTACAAAGAAGAAGGTGGTTGAATATCCGAGCCTCCATGGTTACATGCAAGATATCTATCAG ATTCCTGGTGTTGCAGAGACGTGCAATCTTGAAGCAATGATGGATGGTTACTACAAGTTCTTGTTCCCATTGAATCCAGGAAACATTAGACCCATCATGCCCTCTAATTCTGACCATCACTCCCTCTCACAAACTCACAATAGGGAATCGCTTTCTGCTTCATCACAAAGTGTACAGGTTCTTGTTTGA
- the LOC128126070 gene encoding flocculation protein FLO11-like isoform X1: MADSSSVHATSHIFPIRPQQSLIIDLTPHAYDAFMFPIIECLKFSPIAPALTRVETVPMEFLSQIFATAHYDKVVDKIFFDIFEHKASISKQRFCSLLGFEPDSSRVNPETVPMGHLFNMFYSMGYPEVLSAVTKFKKSCLPPQWNGLFTVLFKGLSERSVGSDGASRLFLSILYGIYNGINMDYGHVLWLQLIQSLSSTSIHSEISYARFWTLITKWVMDKYHVPIVVGAPMSSIGTFHTTNIIVSDASKFPFNGSIPETMYGDVPADSRIIQTYKGFKRSGPRDLTLEMLKSIHDADKPAPRGKKADKGKRVAKRAKGPSPKKRKPTKLAQSPQHKRRKTQPRRKLIIASSSSESEGESSDSDDSPRGNTPPRSHTPEVHASTSPISSPPKTIPISIPPITSTTSIPPTSIPIPTPIFTDATTTCTADVRANVSDTGVHTDAPENTPAPETTKAPEPTPTPETTQPEPTHTTTPPASPPPPSPGYASEGEEPFLGGENMTFDSVYYSPFQVQVMTMTTLLSQKDISRSSMTTLTCSSPPLPLLSHPFLKMQFRRLLTPSQKLSKIPLLLQPPP, encoded by the coding sequence atggcagattcatcttccgttcacgcaacatcccacatttttcccattcgcccacaacaaagcctaatcatcgatttaacccctcatgcttacgacgccttcatgttccccatcatcgagtgtctgaagttttctccgatcgctcctgcacttactaGGGTTGAAACTGTTCCGATGGAGTTCCTGTCACAGATCTTTGCgaccgctcactacgacaaggttgtTGACAAAATCTTTTTTGATatctttgagcacaaggcgtcaatttcaaagcaaaggttttgctcgctgttagggtttgaacctgattcttcgagggttaaccctgaaacggTTCCAATGGGTcacttgttcaacatgttctatagCATGGGTTATCCGGAGGTGCTTTCTgcggtcacgaagttcaagaagtcgtgcctacctccacagtggaatgggttGTTCACTGTTCTCTTCAAGGGGTTATCCGAGAGAAGTgttggatctgatggtgccagccgtttatttctctccatactgtatggtatctacaatggcatcaacatggattatgggcATGTTCTATGGctacaactcatccagagtctctcctctacctccatacattcagagatttcgtatgctaggttctggactcttatcacaaaatgggtgatggacaagtaccacgtccccattgtcgttggtgctccaatgtcttcgattggtaccttccataccacgaatATCATTGTGTCGGACGCCTCAAAGTTTCCGTTCAACGGGTCTATTCCGGAgaccatgtatggggatgttcctgctgacagtcggattatccagacgtacaaagggtttaagcgttctggtccgagggatcttactctagagatgttgaagtcaatacatgacgccgacaagcctgctccaagaggcaaaaaGGCTGATAAGGGGAAACGGGTGGCAAAAcgagcaaaaggcccatctccaaAGAAAAGGAAACCCACCAAGCttgctcagtctccacagcacaagaggagaaaaacccaaccacgACGAAAGTtaattatcgcttcctcctcaagcgagtctgagggtgagagttcagatTCTGATGACTCTCCACGTGGCAATACTCCACCTAGATCTCATACCCCAGAAGTTCATGCATCTACTTCTCCAATTTCCTCTCCACCaaaaaccattcctatttctattccccccataacttccactacctcaataccacccacttccatcccaataccaacaccaatattcaccgacgcaaccacaacatgcactgcagatgttagagccaacgtatctgatacgggggttcatactgatgcacccgaaaACACTCCAGCACCTGAAACcacaaaagcacccgaacctacaccaacacccgaaacaacgcaacccgaacctacccatactactacaccaccagcttcaccaccaccaccttctcctggttatgcttcagagggagaagaaccattccttggcggggaaaatatgacgtttgactcggtctactatagtccgtttcaagtacaagtgatgacgatgacgacgctcctgtcacaaaaagacatctcaaggagctccatgacaacattgacttgctcatcgcctcctcttccacttctcagtcatccctttctgaagatgcagttcagaagattgttgacgccttctcaaaagctcagcaagattccattgcttctgcaacctccgccatag